In Mycobacterium gallinarum, a single window of DNA contains:
- a CDS encoding adenylate/guanylate cyclase domain-containing protein produces the protein MDEVESIDERSGRQSSGPVAWLKSTNQSPSVIAFLRRARRALPGDPEFGDPLSAAGEGGPRAAARAADRLLHREAASREVSLGALQVWQALTERVSGKPAYREATIVFTDLVGFSAWSLSAGDDATLKLLRRVSQVVEPPLLEAGGQIVKRMGDGIMAVFLRPTTAVAAAVKAREAVKSLDVDGYTPRMRVGIHTGRPQRIGSDWLGIDVNIAARVMERATRGELVVSQATLDGLSAEDLDVLGLDAKRLRKQVFTPKQDGVPADLIMYRLKSRRPSPGDADLDGYPSGE, from the coding sequence GTGGATGAGGTCGAGTCGATCGACGAACGATCTGGCAGGCAGTCATCCGGGCCCGTCGCCTGGCTGAAAAGCACCAACCAGAGCCCGTCGGTCATCGCCTTCCTGCGCCGCGCCCGGCGTGCCCTTCCCGGGGATCCCGAGTTCGGAGACCCGCTTTCGGCGGCCGGTGAAGGCGGCCCCAGAGCCGCCGCTCGCGCGGCCGATCGGCTGCTGCATCGCGAGGCGGCGTCACGCGAAGTAAGCCTCGGCGCGCTGCAGGTGTGGCAGGCGCTGACCGAGCGGGTGTCGGGCAAGCCGGCCTACCGTGAGGCGACGATCGTCTTCACGGACCTGGTGGGGTTCTCAGCGTGGTCGCTGAGCGCGGGCGACGACGCCACCCTCAAGCTCCTGCGCCGCGTCTCGCAGGTCGTCGAGCCGCCGCTGCTGGAGGCCGGCGGTCAGATCGTCAAGCGCATGGGCGACGGCATCATGGCGGTCTTCCTGCGGCCGACGACGGCGGTCGCCGCCGCGGTCAAGGCGCGGGAGGCGGTGAAATCCCTTGACGTGGACGGCTACACCCCGCGGATGCGCGTCGGGATCCACACCGGCCGGCCGCAGCGAATCGGCTCGGACTGGCTGGGCATCGACGTCAACATCGCTGCGCGGGTGATGGAGCGGGCGACCAGGGGAGAGTTGGTGGTGTCCCAGGCGACGCTGGACGGTCTTTCGGCCGAGGACCTCGACGTGTTGGGGCTCGACGCCAAGCGGCTGCGCAAGCAGGTCTTTACGCCCAAGCAGGACGGGGTGCCCGCCGATCTCATCATGTACCGGCTGAAATCGCGCAGGCCGTCACCGGGTGACGCCGACCTGGACGGCTACCCCTCGGGCGAGTAG
- a CDS encoding acyl-CoA dehydrogenase family protein, whose translation MLEWTDVDLAVRDAVREFVDKEIRPHVDDLESGDMEPYPIIRKLFATFGIADMARESLNKRLAKLRDGGESGKSSGGGMFGGGSGGMGFVVVSELCKVSMGIVTGMGVSLGLTVPTIQGRGTLAQQERWLPDLVTYDKIGAWAITEPDSGSDAFGGMKSYVVRDGDDYILNGQKTFITNGPDADVVVVYAKLDEGDGADKRDRKVLTFVLDRGMEGFVQSKPFSKMGIHSSRTGELFFNNVRLGRDRLLGETEDSSAGDGRASARSNFSAERIGVAAMSLGVIEECLRLCVDYAKTRKLWGQEIGQFQLIQLKLANMEVARMNVRNILFRVIESAEKGQPISLPEASAIKWYCSQAATDVAMEAVQVFGGNGYMTEYRVEQLARDAKSLMIYAGSNEVQITHVARGLLNNA comes from the coding sequence ATGCTCGAATGGACAGACGTTGACCTTGCCGTGCGCGACGCCGTGCGAGAGTTCGTAGACAAAGAGATTCGCCCCCACGTCGACGACCTCGAAAGCGGCGACATGGAGCCGTACCCGATCATCCGCAAACTGTTCGCGACGTTCGGCATCGCCGACATGGCGCGCGAGTCGCTGAACAAGCGGCTGGCGAAGCTTCGCGACGGCGGCGAGTCGGGAAAGTCGTCGGGCGGCGGCATGTTCGGGGGCGGCTCAGGCGGGATGGGCTTCGTCGTCGTCAGCGAGTTGTGCAAAGTGTCGATGGGCATCGTCACCGGTATGGGGGTCAGCCTCGGCCTGACGGTGCCGACGATCCAGGGCAGGGGCACGCTCGCCCAACAGGAGCGCTGGCTGCCGGATCTCGTCACCTACGACAAGATCGGCGCGTGGGCGATCACCGAACCCGACTCGGGCTCGGATGCGTTCGGCGGCATGAAGTCCTACGTCGTGCGTGACGGCGACGACTACATCCTCAACGGCCAGAAGACGTTCATCACCAACGGGCCCGACGCCGACGTGGTCGTGGTGTACGCGAAACTCGACGAGGGTGACGGCGCCGACAAGCGTGACCGCAAGGTGCTGACGTTCGTGCTCGACCGCGGCATGGAAGGTTTCGTCCAGTCAAAGCCGTTCAGCAAGATGGGTATTCACAGTTCCCGCACAGGGGAACTGTTCTTCAACAACGTGCGGCTTGGCCGGGACCGGCTGCTCGGTGAAACCGAGGACAGTTCGGCAGGCGACGGACGGGCCAGTGCGCGGTCGAACTTCTCCGCCGAGCGCATCGGAGTCGCAGCGATGTCGCTGGGCGTCATCGAGGAGTGTCTGCGGCTGTGTGTCGACTACGCGAAGACGCGAAAGCTGTGGGGTCAGGAAATCGGGCAGTTCCAGTTGATTCAGCTGAAGCTCGCGAATATGGAGGTGGCGCGAATGAACGTGCGCAACATCCTGTTCCGGGTGATCGAGTCGGCGGAAAAGGGTCAGCCGATCTCGCTGCCCGAGGCGTCGGCGATCAAATGGTACTGCTCGCAGGCAGCCACCGACGTCGCAATGGAGGCCGTGCAAGTATTCGGCGGCAACGGGTACATGACCGAGTACAGGGTGGAACAACTTGCCCGCGACGCGAAGTCACTGATGATCTACGCGGGCAGCAATGAGGTTCAGATCACCCACGTGGCGCGGGGTCTGCTGAACAACGCTTAG
- a CDS encoding oxygenase MpaB family protein translates to MALKSTSTATATRRHADKDPLGPDSLTWKYFGDLRTGMLGVWIGAIQNMYPELGAGVEDHSILLREPLQRVARSVYPIMGVVYDGDRAAQTGQQIKGYHNTIKGVDAEGRRYHALNPETFYWAHATFFMLIIKTAEYFCGGLTDAEKRQLFDEHVQWYRMYGMSMRPVPDTWEDFCEYWDVKCRDELEINRATLDIFSIRIPKPWFVLMPTPIWDQLFKPMVGAQRWIAAGLFDPAVREKAGMRWTPGDEVLLRIFGKLVELAFVAVPDEIRLHPRALAAYRRAEGKLAEDAPLVEAPAFMAPPRDRHGLPMHYVPPRKSLLDRAGSLVHTTFSLTGLRRPARGRGGKSGKAA, encoded by the coding sequence ATGGCCCTGAAATCGACTTCGACGGCGACCGCCACTAGACGGCATGCCGACAAAGACCCGCTCGGCCCCGATTCGCTGACGTGGAAGTACTTCGGCGACTTGCGGACCGGCATGCTCGGCGTCTGGATCGGGGCGATCCAAAACATGTATCCCGAACTCGGCGCGGGCGTCGAAGACCATTCGATCCTGCTGCGCGAGCCACTGCAGCGCGTCGCGCGCTCGGTGTACCCGATCATGGGCGTCGTCTACGACGGTGACCGCGCCGCGCAGACCGGGCAGCAGATCAAGGGCTACCACAACACGATCAAGGGCGTCGACGCCGAAGGCCGGCGCTACCACGCGTTGAACCCCGAGACGTTCTATTGGGCGCACGCGACGTTCTTCATGTTGATCATCAAGACCGCCGAGTACTTCTGCGGCGGGCTCACCGACGCCGAGAAGCGCCAGCTGTTCGACGAACACGTGCAGTGGTACCGGATGTACGGCATGAGCATGCGGCCGGTCCCCGACACGTGGGAGGACTTCTGCGAGTACTGGGACGTCAAGTGCCGCGACGAGTTGGAGATCAACCGCGCGACGCTCGACATCTTCTCGATCCGCATCCCCAAGCCGTGGTTCGTGCTGATGCCCACTCCGATCTGGGACCAGCTCTTCAAGCCGATGGTCGGCGCGCAGCGCTGGATCGCCGCGGGCCTCTTCGATCCCGCCGTGCGCGAGAAGGCCGGCATGCGCTGGACGCCGGGCGACGAGGTGTTACTTCGGATCTTCGGCAAGCTCGTCGAGTTGGCGTTCGTCGCGGTGCCCGACGAGATACGGCTTCATCCACGCGCACTGGCCGCCTATCGTCGCGCCGAGGGCAAGCTGGCCGAGGACGCGCCATTGGTCGAAGCGCCCGCGTTCATGGCGCCACCCCGCGACCGCCACGGCCTGCCGATGCATTACGTGCCGCCGCGCAAGTCGCTGCTCGATCGAGCGGGCTCTTTGGTACACACGACGTTCTCGTTGACGGGGCTGCGTCGACCGGCCCGGGGCCGTGGAGGAAAGTCGGGTAAGGCAGCCTAG
- the pheS gene encoding phenylalanine--tRNA ligase subunit alpha, with the protein MADQPIDLSEEALTKAVSAARHAFDAANDLDSLSRAKTEQLGDRSPIALARQALGSLPKADRADAGKRVNVARTEAQQAYDERLAALRAERDAAVLIAERIDVTLPSTRQPVGARHPITILAEHVADTFVAMGWELAEGPEVETEQFNFDALNFPPDHPARSEQDTFHVAPDGSRQVLRTHTSPVQIRALLERELPVYIISIGRTFRTDELDATHTPVFHQVEGLAVDKGLTMAHLRGTLDAFARSEFGPEGRTRFRPHFFPFTEPSAEVDIWFPNKKGGPGWVEWGGCGMVNPNVLRACGIDPEVYSGFAFGMGLERTLQFRNGIPDMRDMVEGDVRFSLPFGVGA; encoded by the coding sequence GTGGCTGATCAGCCAATAGACCTGTCTGAAGAAGCGTTGACGAAGGCTGTCAGCGCTGCTCGGCATGCCTTCGACGCGGCGAATGACCTCGACTCGCTTTCCCGCGCCAAAACCGAGCAGCTTGGTGACCGCTCGCCGATTGCGCTCGCGCGCCAGGCGCTCGGCTCCTTGCCCAAGGCCGACCGTGCCGACGCGGGCAAGCGGGTCAATGTGGCGCGTACCGAGGCGCAGCAGGCCTACGACGAGCGCCTCGCGGCTTTGCGGGCCGAGCGCGACGCCGCCGTGTTGATCGCCGAGCGCATCGACGTGACTCTGCCGTCGACCCGGCAGCCGGTCGGGGCCCGCCACCCGATCACGATCCTGGCCGAGCATGTCGCCGACACGTTCGTCGCGATGGGCTGGGAACTCGCCGAGGGGCCCGAGGTCGAGACCGAGCAGTTCAACTTCGACGCGCTGAACTTTCCGCCCGACCACCCGGCCCGCAGCGAGCAGGACACCTTCCACGTCGCGCCCGACGGCTCGCGGCAGGTGTTGCGCACCCACACCTCACCGGTCCAGATCCGGGCGCTGCTCGAGCGCGAGCTGCCGGTCTACATCATCTCGATCGGCCGCACCTTCCGCACCGACGAGCTGGATGCCACCCACACCCCGGTCTTCCATCAGGTGGAGGGGCTGGCCGTCGACAAGGGGCTGACGATGGCCCACCTGCGCGGAACGCTCGACGCGTTCGCCCGTTCCGAATTCGGACCCGAGGGTCGCACGCGATTCCGTCCGCACTTCTTCCCGTTCACCGAACCGTCGGCCGAGGTCGACATCTGGTTCCCGAACAAGAAGGGCGGCCCCGGCTGGGTGGAATGGGGCGGCTGCGGCATGGTGAATCCGAATGTGTTGCGCGCCTGCGGTATCGACCCGGAGGTCTACAGCGGATTCGCGTTCGGCATGGGATTGGAGCGCACCCTGCAGTTCCGCAACGGTATCCCCGACATGCGTGACATGGTCGAGGGCGACGTGCGCTTCTCGCTGCCATTCGGGGTTGGAGCCTGA
- the pheT gene encoding phenylalanine--tRNA ligase subunit beta, whose protein sequence is MRLPYSWLRDVVQAGAPGWDVSAEELEQTLIRIGHEVEEVLPVGPVTGPLIVGRVVEIEELTEFKKPIRAVKVDVGEPEPRDIVCGATNFAVGDLVVVALPGSVLPGDFAIATRKTYGRTSDGMICSTAELNLGSDHSGILVLPEGTAEPGTPAADILGLDDIVFNLAITPDRGYCLSVRGMAREIANAYDLDYVDPADIAPLPAEAEALPLTIDEGTGVLRFGLRPVTGIDPKAVSPWWMQRRLLLSGIRAISPAVDVTNYVMLEIGHPMHAHDRSLITGGFRVRFAEPGETVVTLDDIERRLDPADVLIVDDVATAAIGGVMGAGTTEVRDSTTDVLLEAAVWDPAAVSRTQRRLHLNSEAGRRYERTVDPAISVAALDRCSTLLAEIAGGTVEPTLTDWRGDPPRDDWSPAPVSMAVDLPDRMAGVEYAAGTTQKRLTQIGADVVVNDGQVTATPPSWRPDLRQPADLVEEVLRLEGLEVIPSVLPLAPSGRGLSPAQKRRRAIGKSLALSGYVEILPTPFLPAGIFDQWGLPADDPRRSTTQVLNPLEADRPQLATTLLPGLLEALGRNVSRGAVDAALFAIAQVVEPTTETRAVERIPTDRRPTSDEIATLDASLPHQPQHVGAVLTGLREPAGPWGRGRPVHASDAFEAVRVIGRAAGVDLTLRSAQHLPWHPGRCAEVVIGDAVVGYAGQLHPAVIERSGLPAGTCAVELNLDAIPLTETLPAPAVSPFPAVFQDVALIVGEDVAAQNVIDAVREGAGELLEDVRLFDVYTGPQIGEGRKSLALALRFRATDRTLTEDEASAARDAAVQAAADRVGAEQRR, encoded by the coding sequence ATGCGCCTGCCCTACAGCTGGCTGCGCGACGTCGTCCAAGCCGGAGCTCCCGGCTGGGACGTGTCAGCCGAGGAACTGGAACAGACCCTGATCCGCATCGGTCATGAGGTCGAAGAGGTCCTTCCCGTCGGGCCGGTGACGGGGCCCTTGATCGTCGGGCGGGTCGTCGAGATCGAGGAACTGACCGAGTTCAAGAAGCCCATCCGAGCGGTCAAAGTCGATGTGGGTGAACCAGAGCCACGTGACATCGTCTGCGGGGCAACCAACTTCGCGGTCGGCGACCTTGTCGTGGTGGCACTGCCCGGTTCCGTGCTGCCGGGCGACTTTGCCATCGCCACCCGCAAGACATACGGCCGCACCAGTGACGGCATGATCTGTTCGACCGCTGAACTCAACCTCGGCTCTGATCATTCCGGCATCCTGGTGCTGCCGGAGGGCACGGCAGAGCCCGGCACGCCCGCTGCGGACATCCTCGGCCTCGACGACATCGTGTTCAACCTGGCGATCACCCCGGACCGCGGCTACTGCCTGTCGGTGCGCGGCATGGCCCGCGAGATCGCCAACGCCTACGACCTCGACTACGTCGACCCGGCCGACATCGCGCCCCTGCCCGCCGAAGCTGAGGCACTGCCGCTGACGATCGACGAGGGCACCGGGGTGCTGCGCTTCGGCCTGCGTCCGGTCACCGGCATCGATCCAAAAGCGGTGTCGCCGTGGTGGATGCAACGGCGACTGCTGCTGTCGGGTATCCGTGCCATCTCGCCGGCCGTCGACGTGACCAACTACGTGATGCTCGAGATCGGGCATCCGATGCACGCACACGATCGCAGCCTGATCACCGGCGGCTTCCGGGTCCGGTTCGCCGAACCGGGGGAGACCGTCGTCACGCTCGACGACATCGAGCGTCGCCTCGACCCTGCCGACGTGCTCATCGTCGACGATGTCGCCACCGCGGCGATCGGCGGCGTGATGGGCGCGGGCACCACCGAGGTTCGTGACAGCACCACCGATGTGTTACTCGAGGCCGCGGTGTGGGACCCCGCCGCGGTGTCGCGCACGCAGCGGCGTCTGCACCTCAACAGCGAGGCGGGCCGTCGCTATGAACGCACCGTCGATCCGGCGATCTCCGTCGCCGCATTGGATCGCTGCAGCACGCTGCTGGCCGAGATCGCCGGTGGCACAGTCGAGCCGACATTGACCGATTGGCGTGGCGATCCGCCTCGTGACGACTGGTCGCCTGCGCCGGTCAGCATGGCGGTCGACCTGCCCGACCGCATGGCCGGTGTGGAGTACGCGGCCGGCACCACCCAGAAGCGCCTCACTCAGATCGGCGCCGACGTCGTCGTGAACGACGGTCAGGTGACGGCGACACCACCGAGCTGGCGCCCTGACCTCCGTCAGCCCGCGGACCTCGTCGAGGAGGTCTTGCGGCTGGAGGGCCTCGAGGTCATCCCATCGGTGCTGCCGCTCGCACCGTCCGGCCGCGGTCTGAGCCCCGCGCAGAAGCGGCGCCGTGCGATCGGAAAGTCGCTGGCGCTCAGCGGCTACGTCGAGATCCTGCCGACCCCGTTTCTGCCCGCGGGAATCTTCGACCAGTGGGGTTTGCCTGCCGACGACCCGCGCCGATCCACGACGCAGGTGTTGAATCCGTTGGAGGCCGATCGGCCCCAGCTGGCCACCACTCTTCTGCCGGGACTGTTGGAAGCCTTGGGGCGCAACGTGTCCCGCGGAGCTGTCGACGCCGCGTTGTTCGCCATCGCTCAGGTGGTCGAGCCGACGACGGAAACCCGCGCGGTGGAACGTATTCCGACCGACCGTCGGCCCACCTCCGATGAGATCGCGACGCTCGATGCCTCACTGCCGCATCAGCCGCAACACGTCGGCGCGGTCTTGACGGGGCTGCGCGAGCCCGCCGGCCCGTGGGGGCGGGGCAGGCCCGTGCACGCCAGCGATGCGTTCGAGGCGGTGCGCGTCATCGGCCGTGCCGCAGGCGTAGACCTCACACTGCGATCAGCCCAGCACCTGCCCTGGCATCCGGGCCGATGCGCCGAGGTGGTCATCGGCGACGCTGTCGTCGGATATGCGGGCCAGTTGCACCCGGCCGTCATCGAGCGGTCGGGTCTGCCCGCGGGCACCTGCGCCGTCGAACTGAACCTCGACGCCATCCCGCTCACCGAAACGCTTCCCGCGCCTGCCGTATCGCCGTTTCCAGCCGTGTTCCAGGATGTCGCGCTGATCGTCGGCGAGGACGTCGCCGCGCAGAACGTGATCGATGCCGTCCGCGAGGGTGCGGGTGAACTGCTGGAGGACGTCCGGCTGTTCGACGTCTACACCGGGCCTCAGATCGGTGAAGGACGCAAGTCACTGGCGCTGGCGCTGCGGTTCCGGGCCACCGACCGCACGCTCACCGAGGACGAGGCCAGTGCCGCCCGCGACGCCGCGGTTCAGGCGGCGGCCGATCGCGTCGGAGCCGAGCAACGCCGCTGA